The sequence TGCGCGTCTCCATCACCCTCCGGCTACGGCGGGGAAGATGTCAATCGTATCGCTGTTGTAGATGATCGTTTCTACGCCCTCGGGGAGATAGGGCGCGTCGCGCCCGTTGACGAAGACATGCACGTGGGGATAGAGCATGCCCTGTTCGTTGAGCAACTCACGCCGCAACGGGGGGAAGCGTGTAACGACAATGTCAATCAGTTCGCGCACGGTGACGCCTTC is a genomic window of Chloroflexaceae bacterium containing:
- a CDS encoding MoaD/ThiS family protein, with the translated sequence MHINFYATLRPIVGGRTVQFDVPEGVTVRELIDIVVTRFPPLRRELLNEQGMLYPHVHVFVNGRDAPYLPEGVETIIYNSDTIDIFPAVAGG